The Pelodiscus sinensis isolate JC-2024 chromosome 6, ASM4963464v1, whole genome shotgun sequence sequence TATGTTGCTTTTGTTGAATCTCTGCCACATGCAGATCCTGGGATTCTGCCACTCTTTTAAAAAGCTCCTGGAATTGACAAGCGTCGTCTACTGAAGAAGAGTCACCAGGGAACACCGCATCATCCGGAGAGGAAGAAGCAACAGAGTGGTCCACTAGGGATTGCTCCTGTGGTTGTGCCtgttccagtgccactatttgTACTGGTTCTGACTGTGCTTGAGGGAAAGGCACATTTGCAGACGGTGTCGAAGATCGACTGGAAGCGCATGGTGGCATGGAAAGCCTGGAGATGACAAGAGTATCGTAGGTCCTTATGATAATCACTACTGTGGCGATGATGATCACGATCATAACAAGACGATGACTATGCAGGTGAGTATTGTCATCTGTAATCGTGGTGATATCGAGATGAAGATGAGCGTGTAGGCAATCTAGGTGAGTGAGATCTACATCTGGTGTACGATGGTGATCGAGAACGTCTGCAGTAACAAGGTGACGGTGAGTATTCTTGAGAATGTCTTCGCGAGAGAATGGTAGCATGAACCTTATGTGTGCGGCTCAGAGAAGGCAGAAGAAGGTGATTGAGGCTGTGGAGAGAAAACTATTTGTTTGGGGCTTGATGAAGAGAGTAACTTTGTGCCCAATGTATGATtaacccctgcccacagcagtgACTGGTTCAACCCAGGGGGGAGTCCTGATGCTGCGGTGCTGGTGTGTGGTCTGTGAGCCGATGCAGTGCAGCCCTGGAGGCTGGTTTACGAGTGCTTCGGCGCTTGCTATTTTCCACCCATGGAGTCCGAAGAGGGTGATGATGAGCTTGGTGACAGTGTTACAGGGGAAGGATAGTTCAgaggtttgagcattggcctcctaaacccagggttgtgagttcaatccttgcagaagccatttggggcaaatatttgtcagggatggtatttggtcctgctgtgaaggcaggggactggactcaatgacctttcaaggtcccttccagttttaggacaTAGGCAATCTCCTTTAATTTAACCCCGCACCGAGGCAGTTGGCGCTAAAGGGATCGGTGCTGAAGTAGTCGGTGCACAGTATCCAGTGCAAAGACAGCTGGAGCCGGCATTGGAGGGTCAGTGCGGCTGGTGCTGGGGCGATGTTGGAGCCGCTGGCACCGGGGAACCCACAGCCATGGGTGTCTGAGCGTGCCTTTGTACTGGAGCTGGTGCAGATTCTGGTCTTGGAGGCACAGCCATTGTCTGATCCGCCCGCCTGCTAGAGATGGGGCTCAGCTCAGAAACATTGCGGCTCTTCCCTTGACACTTACCCTGCTGCGGTAGCCTGGTTGGCTTATGACTCCCGCTCTTAGATGACACAGAGGGGAGAGTCAAGGTTTTTGCTGATGCTGAAGTCCTATGAACAGACTGCCCCGGCAGCTGAGTATCTTCTGGCTGAAGTGCCTTGCTGTATAGCAGCAGCTTCAGCCACATCTCGTGGTCCCATCTAGTTCAGCCGGTCAATTTCAAGCAGTGTGGGCATTTATGGGTACATGTCCCTCGCCCAAACCCTTCACACACAGAGAGTGCCCATCTGATGCTGGCATCACGTCATGGCACTCGAGCACTTTTTGAAGCCGGAGGAACCCGGCATTATGAACTgaggaaaaaaagttttgttttgtttttttttttaaactagaaactGTTGAACAAACACTAACACACTAACTAACTTACTATTAACTATTGGCTGACTGACTAACTATTTACACAATTCTTTCTTTAAACTGTTGAGGAGAAGGGAGTTGCTCTGTCTGCGACCATTGAACGgtaaggaggaactggtgggaagCCAGACTGCACGCAAGCTAGCAACCAGCGCGAACAGCACGCGCTCCATGCATGCATGGTCCGGCTGGACCACAGCTGACAATTCTCCAACCTGCAGCGCTGGTATGAGCCTGacacctcaagtggagcacccatagggacactacCGAAGAAGTAACTGTTACTATTACTCCTAGAAATGTTGGGAAAAGTTGTTATAATGTTACAATATAagtatgtggctgtgtctacattggcacccttttccggaaaagggatactaatgagacaagtcggaattgcaaatgctgcaggggatttaaatatcccctgcggcatttgcatgaacatggctgccgcttttttccggcttggggctttgccggagaaaagcgccagtctagacgggatcttttggaaaataaaggcttttccggaagatcccttattcctcttaaaatcagtaggaataagatcctccggaaaagggcgctttttccggaggatcagggccagtgtagacgctcttttccggaaaaaagcggtggacatttttatttaaatgccgcgggggatatttaaatcccccgcggatttccctattacgatcgctgaaattaacatgccccttccggaaaacgggccagtgtagacgtagcctatttgtcTAAGGGTCTTTTCTATCTTCTTTCTTAGGGATAGGGTGGATTGTATTTGAAGTTGTTCCTGTGTTTGCATTTCCAAATTCTTttaaatatatggtttggccctaaacttTGTTTGCCTGTGATAAAGATACGGGATCTATCAGGCATATCTTGCTTCAGGTTCAATTATATCTTTAGTCAGAGcgagccctatttacattcaaattCATTTCATAACCATTACAGCGTTCCCTGCGTAACAGCTtggtgctctggctgggggaaagggCCTAGCAGGACtgagtggtgagaagccccagagagcaggaaggcaagcAGTAGAGGCTTTGTCAGCAATCCAGGAAGCAACCCATCCATGCCCAAGGCatcttctgtgaccgcaccccatcaCAGTCATTCTGCATTACCAAGTTGATCGCTAGTAATACTGCATAGGCCACTTTGATTCATTATGTAACTTATACGTTATACTTAATCTCCTTGTAAGTGCTCCTGGATTTCATTCTCACTAATAGCACATGAAGGAAATCTTGGCTACTACTGTCTTGCTATCTGAATATTAATATGACATCATACTGTTCTGGTCATCTACATTCATTTTTCTCCACTTAAAGCATTTAAGTGGTACAGATAAAATTTTTAGCTTTATCACATTTGTGAAGGTACTCTAGAGGCAAAGTGAGTGAACTAATTTATTAGAACAATTTCTGGGTGCAAAGGGGTAGCTTTTGAACTTACTTAGAACTCTTCTTCACATGATACTGTaatattaaaaaaagacaaaattgtGCAATTTCCTGTATTTGTAGATTCTCACAAAAAAGAACTTGCTAGAAAGTGACAGTGTACATGAATTCCAGGGTTGTACATGTAGATGGTTTCTTATAAGAGGGAAGAACCTAAGAAGCTCATTTTTGGAAATTGTTTTAGCTACAGACTTGATCAGTAGTGCATGGGAGTTTTTACTATCCATTTCTTCAGTGACCTCTATTCAGTTCCTAGGGGGTAGGTGCTGTGATAATTGCCACACTTACTAGTAACTTACAAAAGTCACTAGAGTCCTGTGCAGATGCAAATATGGATGCGGATTCAGATTTTGTAAGTAAATGAGCCACAGCTACCCACATCCAGACACAGATACCCCCGGATATGAAACGGTATCTGCAAATATGCAAGGTTCTAAAAGTCACTTCAAGGCAACGTGAACTTTCCTCCTGCTCATTCAGGAGAGAGAATTATCTTCAGAAAATATTCAATCCCCTAAGAAAACCAAGTACAAAGTCTGATGAAACTAGAGTGTGTTATTAACCATTcttgccacttaaaaaaaaatctcatggatACCTGGAATTGTCCAGAATACTTAAGAGCCCACAGCTTGCCTTAATCTAAAGATATGGATACTCTTTCAACACCTAACATTGTCTGACAAAGAGCAAGAACTTGAAAATGAACAGAGGATCAACTGTAAATTTCAAGTGAAGTGTCCTTTATGaccagcagttatttcaagaaaatGTATTGTCTCCATGCTTAGTCATTTGGGGCTACTATAATTACTCCAAAAAGGATTCTCATTTAAGTGAATTATCTGGAATTCAAAGTACAGTAAATGAGGGTCAATAACCCAATTTCATGTTCGGATATTAAGTGTACCTTTAAGAAGTAGAAAAAGTTTCACCTTTGTAAACACAATGGTGTATTAGTCAGTCAAATAAACCTTTTTAAAGGGTCAAGGAATCATTATAAGTGATTGGACCATGGGAGTCAAGAGCAACTTGCTTGACATAATAGAGTTAAAAACAGGAAGAATTACCACTTCTGACACTTGGTTTTTAAACTTAAAATTAAACCAACTTTTATTTGGAGCACATATTAAAAAGTTACAGCACTTTAACTCTTTTGCTGTTAAGTTATGCCAAACTACAACTGACACTTATGTAGCACAGAACACTTCAAAATTGTTAAAAATACTCCAAAAGCAGTCAACACCTCAAACAATCATACAAAAATTTTCCCAAAATTTATAATTTACAGAAAACTAGTTATGCTGCTTAAATTTTAAtctgtaaataaaatgtattttgaataATTTGCAGAAAGTTTCGTCCAATTCTGTAACTGCGTCGAACCTATTGCAATTGGTTGACGGGAAAACAGGTTCCCCTAGCCCCTGCACATGACAGATTCTGCAACTGGTTGCTGTTAACAGATCCTTGTGTCCACGCTGAGTGCCCCTGAAGTTAGTGAAACTCCATGTGGGTAAGGGGGTCTGCCTATATCCAGTTACTTGAAAGATTAGGCCCAACAGTGTTGGTCTTAAAGGTTCTATATCTACTACATGTGAATTGCCAAGTAGTTGTATGTCGTTAGAACGTCTCAGGTAGCCACAGCAGAGTACTttgctttatttaattttttttttttttaagaaaggctTGAGGCCTAATAAATTAACAAGGAAATGAGTATATAAAATTATTCGACTTACCAATGCAGTTCTTAATCACAAACTCTTAAAATATCTGACCATGTTTTAGCTAAGTGCTCCAACACAATTCTAATATGTACCAGGTTAATAAAATTCATGCCATTATAGGCATCAGTTATTAAAAGATGACTAAATGAATTCAAGAGCTATATTCTCTGCTGTGATGTTAGATTTCCAAAACTTCTGTCCTCAtcaaaatcagttttaaaatgaCTTACAAGTCATTTAACTACCttttccctcccactcacactaaTCGAAAAATGGCTCTCATTCACATCtatattttctggttttgttgTGATAAGAGAAAGGAGTCTATTTGGAAAATaattggaattttttttcccaatcTTCACTAAACCAGCAGcccaactttaaaaaagaaattcagGAGCATGCCAAATtcactaatttttttttgtaataatcTGCTAGCATGTTATATATTGATCAAAAGAAAGGCAAAATAAGACCATTAGACAAGCCTGTTATATGGCAAGTCAGATAAAACTAATATAAAACATGAGGTGATAAGGATGTACTGCTAAACTTACTTTTCAATTTGTGCTTGAGATCACGAAGCGGTGTTCTGTAACTTCATTTATTTGGGAAAGATATATGAAAccacacaatttaaaaaaaaaaaacccacacttgcAACTATCTCTGGAAGCCTATTTTATAGTTGAACAGCAAATATTCTTCTGCAGTGTTTAACTGATAGCAGTACTACACTTAGTGAACACAAAAACTGGATGTCTTATCCTGAAGTAAAGCAATAAGGTGGCTTTATGCACTTAAAGAATATGGAGGCTTCTATTTGCTAATATTCATATAAAAGCAGTATTTTTAAAACTTAGTGTTAGCTAATAAGAGGTCTAAATAGTTTACTACAAATCAATACCACCCTGTAAATACCccctttattaacaaaacaagtgCCAAATCTCATTACAGGGTCCAAAATATCTGAGAAATATTACCAATTGTTACCTTTACGTTTAGACTTTGCAAGACTAATCATTCATTTTCAAATAAGCCCAACAATGTGCAAAAGTTCCCAACATAACATGCTAGGAATAACAAGTGCTACTCAGACCAAGAAATTCTATTGAAATCTCAACTCTAAAATATGATAGCAAAGTCAGTCTCATACTTTGGGCAGTCACAGTGAAGATCCTGAACTGTCTTAGTTTCTACATAACCAGTTTCTTCCCCACCACGAGTTAGAAGCTTTGGCCTCTTCTCAGTGATACTAGGTAAAATATACTGCCATTAAAGACTTGGTTGCATCACTGCTTATAGTATTAACAAATGTACTACATGTAAATTTTGTTTAAATAGATAAATATTATTCTTGTGTCACCTGTACAATTTTCCTAATCATACAAGCATTATGTTCAGAAAGTGCTTCCTGTGAGAACTGCTTCAAATGAATGAATTAACCTTGCAAAAAATCTAACATTCCACAATATGCAATTTGTTGACCCTGCATTGTGCAGTCCCATATTTACAAAATACTTAAAAACTTTACATCTGTCTTTTACCATACAAAAAAGTGCAATTCTCTCACTCCACCTTGTGGAGCAACAACATTCTTCATAAATTCTACAGAATAGCAGCCTATGATAAGCAAATAAGGTGCTTAGCTTATGCCCAGGATCTAACTGGTTAAGTACCACAAGGCAGTACATTTTGTATACTGGCTGATTCAGTTCCTATGCTACGGTCGCAGTGGTGCTCCAGCCAGATTTGCAAGCTCAATAAGAGCCAGTGCACCATGCAGACGTTCACGCTGCTCCTGAAGGCGGCGGCGGGCAGCTGAGGGAGacctatttttttcttcatcatcCTCTTCATCAGACTGAAGATATTCCATGGGATCTTGCTGTTCCTGGTCAGCTTTCTGAGTTGTTTTGCTTTTCAAAGTAGGAGTGCGTTGCTCTCTGGTCTCCCAGTACCTGTAAAATCAAAAGTTGTACATATTTTATAAGCAACCACCAACTTGCACAAGAAGTTTCATTGAAAGAAGACAAGAATCTTTTAAACCACCATCATAAACCTCCCTGGATCATTAATTTCACTCCAATTATTAATTTTTCAGTCCTTTTTtgtagcctttaaaaaaaataaagctttccACTGCAGAAGATGTCAATAGGTATTCAGCTCCCTGCCGTAACACACATCCTTTTTACAAGTTGCTTCCACGTCTCTGTCATACAATCTAAGGCTTGGAAAGACCactgtgataatctagtctgatctcctacacACATACAGGTCAGAGAACTTCCTTGAAATAGTTCCTGTTTGAACTGGAGCATaccttgggggggggcaggggggacccTCAATCCTGATTGAAAAAGGTGCCAGTAATGGAAAATGCACCACAACTCTTAACTGTCTCAAAGACAAGGAGATACTGAGTATTGTTATCCCCCTTTTACAGATAGAAATTAATGTCTCAAAAACTAAGATTAAATTATTTAGAAGTTTGTGGCAGTCAGCAATTGAACTCAACTCAAACCTCACAAATCACTGCCCACCACCGTCTCTCCAAAGAAGGAAATCAGCTCTTATTGCACCTATCACAACCTTCCCTGACAAGTGCATATTCAACATGAGCACTACAGCACTAAAGGGCACACTGTACTAACAGCTTCTGTAAATAAGCAAATAGCCATACAAAAGAAGAAGTGTatagagaaggaagaaaaggtgagaaggaaaagaaaagtctAAGAAACCcattcaattaaaaaaagaaagaaagttgaAGCAACTACCACTGGGGAAGCTAATTCTAAACTCTGGAATTTAAACAAATAGCACACTAGGGAACAGTGGAAATCATTCaaccagaaatttaaaaaaaaaaatgaaggacaGAGGAAGCGTATTTATCATCTTTGGAATACAATGCTTCTATAGAACTTGCAGTGGCACATTAATCAAAATGAGACATCTGTGTAACCATGGAGGAAATATTAAGAATGTTCTGAGAATTTATGTCCCCAGAAGTGCTTAGAAGAAAAACGTTGAGTTGGGGCAATTGTGCCAGTGAAAGTTTTGTCAGTATCTGATGACAATGatgattttccttttctcttaGAGGCTCTATGGAAATTCCATCTAATAGATTAATTCCTTCTTGTGGCATAACTGTGCAGGAATTATTACATTCAAGAACTGCAAGGTAAACATGATGACTAGAGAAATAATGATGGAcagtctttaaaaacaaacaacttacTTTGCTAGCCACTCAGCAACTGCTTTATTATcagctgtttgttttttactcAGCCTGCCTGTAGGTTCTTCTCTCTTCAGCCTTGCATAAGGATGCTTGGGGCAATGACGGTTTGCATGTGTGAATCTGCTTAAAcatccttaatttaaaaaaaagcaaggaaatatttaagaaaaatagTCACTTAACATATAAGCCCAAAATTGAAGAAACTGTCTTTCCTCTCTAAAATGTGGAAAATTCTGCATACAATACCTTATAaccaaaaaaaagtttgtttaaatATCAGATTATAATTTACAAGCAGGTTCTTAAAAGTAACAAATGTATGTGGTTGCACACCGATTTATTCCCCCTTCCCTTGAAAAGAGTATTTAAAATTCAGATACAGAGCACATGAGAATGGTACTACTACAAAAGTGATTCTACACACCAGTTCAGAGTGGCCAGCTGGAAGCAGGGCTATGGATGCAGTTGGCCGCTGTACAAGGAAAAGGTTTCCGTGCAGGTACTAATCATGgtgagcccctcccttcccttctacCCTCCTCCTTCACAAAAACCTAAACAACCACTCCCCTATCATCCTCAGCCTCCTTGTAGGACATTCAGGGTAATTGCCCAGCCCCAGTGGACTTGAGCCAGCACCCACAGTCCCTATGTGACTCAGCCATAGCACACCCAGGTCCAGCCTCAAGTATTCAGTTGACAAActcccagctctcctcctcccctccccctcctgcaatcttcttgccctgagccccctcatacTCCATCCCACAATTAAATTTCTTCCAGATACTGTCATCTGGCACCTTCCCGCAACCTTCTGTCTCTGTgggtccccctcccaccccggggaGTTGCCATACACTAGTACCCGTATGGAATTTAAAGCTATTTTAACCCCTGAAATATTACAGCCCAATTTGCCCATATTCTAAATACTGCCAGTTATTTTCTAATGCCTTACCATTTTCTGAGCAGACAAAAGGCTTTTCTCCTGTGTGGAGACGCTGGTGTGTTTTCAGCTGTCCACTCTGAACAAAGGCTTTCCCACAATCTGGATAGTCACACAAATAAGGCCTTTCACCTAAAAAAAATAGTTGAGTAGAATTTTCAgaattatacatttaaaaagtctGGACACCATCCAGTGATAGTTCATGGGTCTGTATTTCTGCTGATGACCACCTCAATCAATGAAGAAAGAACAAATCCTTTGTGAAAGATGTTAGCAGCCCACAAACAGCAAAAATTCCTTTCCACAAAAACAAACTTGAAATTTCCTCAACTTGCTTGGTGgatatatattttttcctctctttatATAGGAATGAGATGCACTGCACCTGTCAGTTTCTAAGTTAGCTGCAAAAAACAACAACTCAGATATCTACATAGTTGCGGATAACACAACTGAAGTTCTTCCCCctacaaaaagctgaaatggcaTTCCTGAATCCTTCCTACCTCGTTGACATGGCTCTCTGCCAATGCCTGTTGCAGTTGCACATGCTCTGACCCAGGCTGACAACGCTTATGTTTACCAACTGGCTGGGGCTCAAGAGCCACATACTCAGCACCCATTCTCCTTCCCATCCAGTGCCTCTTCCAACTGCTATTGAAGACTGAACACAGAGCAGAAAGTGTCTACGTAATGCCTGCTACAGCACTTGTGCTCAGTTCTCTTCTCTCTAGCGCTGAGGCCCTCTGCTCTAGATTGACCACAGTGAAAGCTGTTGTATTGTGGCTCAGTCTCCAAATATCCTCTCTTCCATGTGCAAACGGTTAAATTTTAATATATAATACAGTCTCCAGTTCAAAGTAATTAGCTAATATTATTAAGccagtgatttttttccaaaaaagttttcATTTGTTGTTAAATTTATTTAGTGGCTTAGTTATTTTTCCTGTTGAGATGATATATGTATTTGTTCTTCTGAGGATAATTTATAAAAATGCATCTT is a genomic window containing:
- the ZNF367 gene encoding zinc finger protein 367 isoform X1 yields the protein MAERPPPGPPVIFCQDSPKRVLVSVIKTTPIKPSRGGEEAAPAPPVPTSPGFSDFMVYPWRWGENAHNVTLSPGSTAAPSSVPQPRGGAVRASSGEDEEAGSPDSGGSSSHLKDGIRRGRPRADTVRDLISEGEHSSSRIRCNICNRVFPREKSLQAHKRTHTGERPYLCDYPDCGKAFVQSGQLKTHQRLHTGEKPFVCSENGCLSRFTHANRHCPKHPYARLKREEPTGRLSKKQTADNKAVAEWLAKYWETREQRTPTLKSKTTQKADQEQQDPMEYLQSDEEDDEEKNRSPSAARRRLQEQRERLHGALALIELANLAGAPLRP